Proteins from one Bacteriovorax sp. BAL6_X genomic window:
- a CDS encoding thiamine pyrophosphate-dependent enzyme, which yields MSQYRILNGNELIIQGALEAGFNLYTGYPGSPLADYFNILYKKKKEFHDKGIRVVIANSEANAAAMASGVKQAGRDCIVAMKSMGLHVASDALSVGNFANPARPQFIDGKEVYPATVICVGDDPWSMSTSTAADSRYLFKHLHMSFLEPSNPKELKDWIAKAKEISSKTSLYQGLLLTTFLAEGGGRVECFDEAPVEAGLIDIDPSTFDLQKNVMVPPNSLLADVSMIKERFPKLQSVLKEMALDQVFGKSSADIGFISSGVIFETLKQCLEEGEYLDHFSLYKVASSFPLVDDFLVPYLKGLKKLVVVEEKRGFLEGEIRSLCQKHGLTLDIVGKDFKDTEGFPAFGGLSYEIISEKLEALKDYLEIGQCKSLAFEERNFGEILPKRLPTFCPGCPHRETLSLLKDLRRWLKAQDIDLITHGDVGCYSLSFLPPFGEMHNLSAMGQGGALGAGMDLFTKNPSVVLMGDSTFFHSGLTDISNSVQADHDITYILLDNDNTAMTGHQMTPASQVNVEGSKRPKQDMLNIVQNLGVKVAKEVNPSDRYFYQNLMREFVVQKGVKVIISNKECSLTYQAKVRAKERTQIKQKGTLGEKTFYQINTSACEDCRVCIEETGCPGLTQVMDAYGTKMAIDPTICVADSYCTKMKACPSFEKVVVKGYHPTMYRDSDLSHLTYDLKEFETKKTFDAIASGDTWRMVVTGVGGSGITTISKIIANACVEMAGRNDLDFKFMDQKGLAQRNGNVTGHMSICHKDKSMGAVTPRGGSDVLLSPDLLDGIGQLGFLKTENAVAIFDDSYQVPLSILLDKGESEESLTRAKLIEKVRSKGDDRIILVPLKKWCDLFFGKAVYASSMILGYAFQLGLVPFGEEDLLGALKKSMKPAEVENNIASFKLGREMASLGTEAFETKYKNLVIKSKDPLDLAIESIKASLLPWHNSNYILNKFREHLDQAIVDINWMGRKDLIQLIHDQYIFNRGKETTEFISGARAIGTIVNEDNRVLATRVLAKTFIVKDEVMVAHLMLSPFLKQMEEGIYSFLGKSYTKERINRPSFDIFGKKVEFDISPKDWQLKIMRHFRLLRSLLPAWHEKEREISSKVRNFLFNGIQKIEVKNNQYHALKLLDNIKGYREVRYTNAQRVFKELEIN from the coding sequence ATGAGTCAATATAGAATTCTCAATGGGAATGAGTTAATCATTCAAGGTGCTCTTGAAGCTGGTTTTAATCTTTACACTGGTTATCCAGGTTCACCGTTAGCAGATTATTTTAATATCTTATATAAGAAGAAAAAAGAATTTCACGATAAAGGTATCCGTGTTGTTATTGCTAACTCTGAGGCCAATGCTGCTGCAATGGCAAGTGGAGTAAAACAAGCGGGACGTGATTGTATTGTGGCGATGAAGTCTATGGGACTGCATGTAGCAAGTGATGCTTTATCTGTTGGTAATTTTGCCAATCCTGCACGACCACAATTCATCGATGGAAAGGAAGTTTACCCAGCAACTGTTATTTGTGTTGGTGATGATCCTTGGTCAATGTCTACTTCGACGGCAGCAGACTCAAGGTACCTTTTTAAACATCTTCATATGTCTTTTTTGGAACCATCAAATCCAAAAGAGCTAAAAGATTGGATTGCAAAAGCAAAAGAGATTTCATCGAAAACAAGTCTCTATCAAGGTTTACTTCTAACGACGTTCTTAGCTGAAGGTGGTGGCCGCGTTGAGTGCTTTGATGAAGCTCCAGTTGAAGCAGGCTTGATTGATATTGATCCTTCAACTTTTGATTTGCAGAAGAATGTTATGGTTCCACCAAATTCACTCTTGGCCGATGTTAGCATGATCAAGGAACGTTTCCCTAAGTTACAAAGCGTACTAAAAGAGATGGCCCTTGATCAAGTTTTTGGAAAATCTAGTGCAGATATTGGCTTTATCTCTAGTGGAGTTATTTTTGAAACACTTAAGCAGTGCTTAGAAGAAGGTGAGTATCTTGATCACTTCTCTCTTTATAAAGTAGCTTCTTCATTCCCACTAGTTGATGACTTTTTAGTTCCATACTTAAAAGGCCTAAAGAAACTTGTTGTGGTTGAAGAAAAGAGAGGCTTTCTTGAAGGAGAAATTCGCTCTCTTTGCCAAAAGCATGGCCTGACTCTTGATATTGTCGGTAAAGACTTTAAAGATACAGAAGGATTCCCTGCATTTGGTGGGCTTAGTTATGAAATCATCAGTGAAAAGCTTGAAGCACTGAAAGACTATCTTGAAATTGGCCAATGTAAATCTTTGGCATTCGAAGAAAGAAATTTCGGAGAGATACTTCCAAAAAGACTTCCGACTTTTTGTCCAGGGTGTCCGCACCGTGAAACACTTTCTCTTTTAAAAGATCTTCGTCGTTGGCTAAAGGCCCAAGATATTGACCTCATCACTCACGGTGATGTTGGTTGTTACTCTCTTTCATTTCTACCTCCGTTTGGAGAGATGCATAACTTATCTGCAATGGGACAAGGTGGTGCGCTAGGTGCTGGGATGGATCTTTTTACAAAGAACCCTTCAGTTGTTCTTATGGGAGATTCAACTTTCTTCCACTCTGGTTTAACTGATATTTCAAACTCAGTACAAGCTGATCACGATATTACTTATATTTTATTAGATAATGATAATACTGCCATGACTGGTCACCAGATGACTCCTGCTTCGCAAGTTAACGTTGAGGGAAGTAAGAGACCAAAGCAGGATATGTTAAATATCGTGCAAAACCTTGGTGTTAAAGTAGCTAAAGAGGTTAACCCTTCTGATCGCTATTTTTATCAAAACCTTATGCGCGAATTTGTCGTGCAAAAAGGTGTTAAGGTTATTATTTCAAATAAGGAGTGCTCACTTACATACCAAGCAAAAGTGAGAGCTAAAGAGAGAACTCAGATCAAGCAGAAAGGAACTCTAGGTGAGAAAACTTTCTATCAAATTAATACTTCTGCTTGTGAAGACTGCCGTGTTTGTATTGAAGAAACTGGCTGTCCTGGTTTAACTCAGGTGATGGATGCTTATGGAACTAAAATGGCCATCGATCCTACAATTTGTGTAGCCGATAGTTATTGTACAAAAATGAAGGCCTGCCCTAGTTTTGAAAAAGTCGTTGTTAAGGGATATCACCCGACAATGTATCGCGACAGTGACCTTTCTCACTTAACATATGATCTTAAAGAATTTGAAACAAAGAAGACATTTGATGCCATTGCTAGTGGCGATACTTGGCGAATGGTTGTCACAGGAGTTGGTGGTTCAGGGATTACAACGATTTCAAAAATTATTGCAAACGCATGTGTTGAAATGGCCGGCCGTAATGATCTTGATTTTAAATTTATGGATCAAAAAGGACTTGCTCAAAGAAATGGAAACGTAACTGGTCACATGTCAATTTGTCACAAAGACAAGTCAATGGGAGCAGTTACTCCACGTGGAGGGTCTGATGTTCTCTTAAGTCCCGACCTTTTAGATGGTATCGGTCAACTTGGATTCTTAAAGACTGAGAATGCTGTGGCAATTTTTGATGATTCATATCAAGTGCCTCTTTCGATTTTACTTGATAAAGGGGAGAGTGAAGAGAGCTTAACAAGAGCAAAGCTAATCGAAAAAGTTAGAAGTAAGGGTGACGATCGAATTATTCTTGTGCCACTTAAGAAGTGGTGTGACCTCTTCTTTGGAAAGGCCGTTTATGCTTCAAGTATGATTCTTGGTTACGCGTTTCAATTAGGCCTTGTCCCTTTTGGTGAAGAAGACCTTCTTGGTGCACTAAAAAAATCAATGAAGCCAGCAGAAGTTGAAAATAATATCGCTTCTTTCAAACTTGGGCGTGAAATGGCCTCTCTTGGAACTGAAGCCTTTGAAACTAAGTATAAGAATCTTGTTATCAAAAGTAAGGACCCACTTGATTTAGCAATCGAGTCTATTAAGGCATCACTACTACCATGGCATAATTCAAATTATATACTAAATAAATTTAGAGAGCATCTCGATCAGGCCATTGTTGATATCAATTGGATGGGACGCAAGGATTTAATTCAGTTAATTCATGATCAATATATCTTCAATCGTGGCAAAGAGACGACTGAGTTTATCTCGGGTGCCAGAGCTATTGGAACCATTGTTAACGAGGATAACCGAGTACTGGCCACACGTGTTCTTGCTAAGACCTTTATCGTTAAAGATGAAGTTATGGTTGCGCATTTAATGCTTTCCCCATTTTTAAAACAAATGGAAGAAGGTATTTATAGCTTCCTAGGTAAGTCATATACAAAAGAGAGAATTAATCGACCTTCATTTGATATTTTTGGAAAAAAAGTTGAATTTGATATCTCTCCCAAAGATTGGCAGTTAAAAATTATGAGGCACTTTAGATTACTGCGCTCACTTCTTCCTGCGTGGCACGAGAAGGAAAGAGAGATTAGCTCTAAAGTAAGAAATTTCTTATTTAATGGCATTCAGAAAATTGAGGTCAAAAATAACCAGTACCATGCACTTAAGCTTCTCGATAATATTAAAGGTTATAGAGAAGTTCGCTACACTAATGCACAAAGAGTATTTAAAGAGTTGGAGATCAATTGA
- a CDS encoding energy transducer TonB has product MKHRLWFFFFALSLVTHAVIFFSNIRKGEQQMRRERIGIDIQIKAHAISKKDEEEIKEKKLEQKSRKSVQAKKKSVKSEQQQVVTNNTFDNQIVHFEAPIYPRSARRSAIGGSVTISLVVGVDGKVIDAKILKSADYTAFNEAVLSVARLWKFRPQKIESTYTKKIVFTIE; this is encoded by the coding sequence ATGAAGCATCGTTTATGGTTTTTCTTTTTTGCACTAAGTCTAGTGACTCATGCCGTTATCTTCTTTTCAAATATTCGAAAGGGTGAGCAGCAAATGAGACGCGAGCGAATTGGTATTGATATTCAAATTAAGGCACACGCTATTAGTAAGAAGGATGAAGAAGAGATAAAAGAAAAGAAGCTTGAACAAAAGTCCCGCAAAAGTGTTCAGGCCAAAAAGAAGTCTGTTAAATCTGAGCAGCAACAGGTTGTGACAAATAATACCTTTGATAATCAAATCGTACACTTTGAAGCGCCGATTTATCCGCGTTCTGCCAGAAGGTCTGCCATAGGGGGCTCTGTTACAATCTCTCTTGTAGTAGGTGTTGACGGTAAGGTTATCGACGCCAAGATCCTAAAGTCAGCTGATTATACAGCATTTAATGAAGCTGTTCTAAGTGTGGCCAGGCTGTGGAAATTCAGGCCACAGAAGATAGAAAGCACGTATACTAAAAAAATAGTGTTTACAATTGAGTAA
- the hppD gene encoding 4-hydroxyphenylpyruvate dioxygenase: MNSKISPENPLGVLAIDHLEFTCDSLETATKELFYTFGFSKTYEKQSESKELFTQGQVRFLLTAQKGGHAETYFKNHGEGVSTISFLVEDCEYAYKTAMERGAESLQEVIITENEHGIYKSARIKGFGDVANEFIERPRSFFRPEYTKLEEDPKARPLGSRVARIDHLTNNVPKGEMKKWVEFYDRVYGFKVTRYFDIKGSKTGLNSEVVQLPKGEVIIPINEPKEAGGKDQIQEFLDRHNGAGVQHIALTCGDILTTVKDLRERDIKFLDIPHSYYEGISGRGINVTESLEELEDRQLLVDGDEEGYLIQNFTDTYVGPLFFEFIQRKNHNGFGEGNFQALFDAIERDQMARGYLD; encoded by the coding sequence ATGAACTCAAAAATTTCTCCAGAGAACCCACTTGGAGTTCTGGCCATTGATCACCTTGAATTCACATGTGACTCATTAGAGACGGCCACGAAAGAATTATTCTACACATTTGGTTTTTCTAAAACATATGAAAAGCAAAGTGAAAGCAAGGAGCTTTTCACTCAAGGTCAAGTTAGATTTCTTCTAACAGCACAAAAAGGTGGCCATGCAGAAACTTATTTCAAAAACCATGGTGAGGGTGTTTCGACAATTTCATTTCTTGTTGAAGATTGTGAATACGCATATAAGACTGCAATGGAGCGTGGTGCAGAGTCGCTTCAAGAAGTTATTATCACAGAAAATGAGCACGGTATTTACAAGTCTGCTCGTATTAAAGGCTTTGGGGATGTTGCCAATGAGTTTATTGAAAGACCTCGCTCATTCTTCCGTCCAGAGTACACAAAACTTGAAGAAGATCCAAAGGCACGTCCACTAGGTTCTCGAGTTGCCAGAATTGATCACCTAACAAATAATGTTCCTAAAGGTGAAATGAAAAAATGGGTTGAATTCTATGACCGTGTTTACGGGTTCAAAGTAACTCGTTACTTCGATATTAAAGGTTCAAAAACAGGCCTGAACTCAGAAGTTGTCCAACTTCCAAAGGGTGAAGTTATTATACCAATCAACGAACCAAAAGAAGCCGGTGGAAAGGATCAAATTCAAGAATTTCTTGATCGTCACAATGGTGCAGGTGTTCAGCATATTGCTCTAACTTGTGGAGATATTCTAACAACGGTTAAAGATTTAAGAGAAAGAGATATTAAGTTTCTCGATATTCCTCACTCATATTATGAGGGAATTTCTGGACGTGGAATTAATGTTACAGAAAGTCTTGAAGAGCTTGAGGACCGTCAACTACTTGTTGATGGAGATGAAGAAGGATACTTAATCCAAAACTTCACTGATACATATGTTGGTCCGCTATTTTTTGAATTTATTCAAAGAAAGAATCACAATGGATTTGGGGAAGGTAATTTCCAGGCCCTCTTTGATGCCATTGAAAGAGATCAAATGGCCAGAGGATACCTGGACTAA
- a CDS encoding EthD family reductase, whose product MYKLIAIYKIPNDIDAWEKHYAEVHTPLVKKVPSMKELRLNRITGTPRGASDLHVIAEMVFENKDDFKTGMSSEENMACGKDLFNFAKEIVSVHFAKEEVITL is encoded by the coding sequence ATGTACAAGTTAATCGCCATTTATAAAATACCAAATGATATCGATGCATGGGAAAAACACTATGCAGAAGTCCACACTCCACTTGTTAAGAAAGTTCCAAGTATGAAAGAGCTACGCTTAAACCGCATCACGGGAACTCCACGTGGAGCTAGCGACCTACATGTTATAGCAGAGATGGTTTTTGAAAATAAAGATGACTTTAAAACAGGTATGAGCTCTGAAGAAAATATGGCATGTGGAAAAGATCTGTTTAACTTTGCTAAAGAGATCGTTTCTGTTCACTTCGCTAAAGAAGAAGTTATCACTCTTTAA
- a CDS encoding enoyl-CoA hydratase-related protein encodes MSNILCEFPYNGHEHIALVKLNRPKVLNALSTDLMRELVDKLFELDDNPQVRVIILTGDDRAFAAGADIAQMVEATPIDQINDNRFRSWQQLAQITKPIIAAVNGFALGGGCELAMHCDFIIAGDSAKFGQPEIKIGTTPGAGGTQRLTRALGKSKAMMLAMTGEMFGAKEAMDWGLVAKVVPSTTLLQETFEVAKNIANKAPVAIKLIKESVNKAFEMSLSDGVDFERRNFYLTFASSDQKEGMRAFLEKRDPEYKGI; translated from the coding sequence ATGAGTAATATCCTTTGTGAATTTCCATATAACGGACACGAGCATATCGCCCTAGTAAAGCTTAATCGCCCTAAGGTTTTAAATGCTCTTTCAACAGACTTAATGAGAGAGCTTGTTGATAAATTATTTGAACTTGATGATAACCCACAAGTTCGTGTCATCATTCTAACTGGAGATGATCGCGCATTTGCCGCTGGTGCAGATATTGCACAAATGGTTGAAGCAACTCCAATTGATCAAATCAACGACAACCGTTTCCGCTCTTGGCAACAACTTGCTCAAATTACAAAACCAATCATTGCAGCCGTAAATGGTTTTGCACTTGGTGGTGGTTGTGAGCTAGCAATGCATTGTGATTTTATCATTGCAGGAGATAGCGCCAAGTTTGGTCAGCCAGAAATTAAAATTGGAACAACTCCAGGTGCAGGTGGAACCCAGAGGCTAACTCGTGCTCTTGGAAAATCGAAGGCCATGATGCTTGCTATGACAGGTGAAATGTTTGGAGCGAAAGAAGCAATGGATTGGGGCCTTGTAGCAAAGGTTGTCCCAAGCACTACTCTACTTCAAGAAACTTTTGAGGTAGCAAAAAATATCGCAAATAAAGCACCTGTTGCCATTAAGCTAATTAAAGAGTCTGTAAACAAGGCCTTTGAAATGAGTTTAAGTGATGGTGTTGATTTCGAAAGAAGAAATTTCTATCTCACGTTTGCAAGTAGCGACCAAAAAGAAGGGATGCGTGCTTTCTTAGAAAAACGTGATCCAGAATACAAAGGTATATAG
- a CDS encoding enoyl-CoA hydratase/isomerase family protein — protein MSEYNNIIIEKEAFTGVITIDREEVYGALSKEAKLEIISALRALNKDNEVGCIILASKGKGFCTGQDLNDRTVQAGEKPVDLGVTLETEWNPLVNAIKNSKKLVIAAVEGVVAGAGVSVALACDLVVAKPGIKFVSGFSKLGLCPDAGSTHMFTQALGPKKAMEYFLFNAPLTSEDLEAAGLINKVSEEAFADAKAWAGQINAMAPLSVKAIKENISVAIDSTSKESMDRETAYQRFLGNSEDYKEGLSAFFEKRQAKFLGK, from the coding sequence ATGTCAGAATATAATAATATCATCATTGAAAAAGAAGCCTTCACAGGTGTAATCACAATTGATCGTGAAGAAGTTTACGGTGCTCTATCAAAGGAAGCAAAGCTAGAAATTATTTCTGCGCTCCGTGCTTTAAATAAAGACAACGAAGTTGGCTGCATCATCCTGGCCTCCAAAGGTAAAGGGTTTTGTACAGGTCAGGACTTGAACGACCGTACGGTACAAGCAGGAGAAAAGCCAGTTGACCTAGGAGTCACACTTGAAACAGAGTGGAACCCACTTGTTAATGCAATAAAAAACTCAAAAAAGCTTGTTATTGCAGCAGTAGAGGGTGTTGTTGCAGGGGCCGGCGTCTCAGTAGCTCTTGCATGTGACTTAGTCGTGGCGAAACCAGGGATAAAGTTTGTTTCTGGTTTTTCAAAATTAGGACTGTGCCCAGATGCAGGATCAACTCATATGTTCACCCAAGCACTTGGGCCAAAAAAGGCAATGGAGTACTTTCTCTTTAATGCTCCCCTAACGAGTGAAGACCTTGAAGCAGCAGGACTTATTAATAAGGTAAGTGAAGAAGCATTTGCTGACGCGAAAGCTTGGGCCGGCCAAATTAATGCAATGGCACCACTTTCAGTAAAAGCAATCAAAGAAAATATCAGTGTTGCAATTGATAGCACTTCTAAAGAGTCAATGGATCGCGAAACTGCATACCAGAGGTTCTTAGGAAATAGTGAGGATTACAAAGAAGGCCTATCGGCATTCTTTGAAAAGAGACAAGCAAAGTTTTTAGGAAAATAA
- a CDS encoding Phenylacetic acid catabolic protein has protein sequence MAAREYTQEELQLFEDIQNGKKFDKGDELPPLYKKALRNLLWMQHDSEYSGALGYAPWIEKAPTMQEKVVVAQIVKDEMRHASVCYRLLKGLGEDVDSHIEKSELGFKMPEDEAQIGFQRLKDDFRVNIFYYGINFWEDFILFNFLMDRAAGHQLEDTLDSSYLPWKKGIEGIYKEEIMHLAHGDKWIKILAEGENKEFLQERLNIWWPRVMNVFGSTKGRSNDLYVKLGLKKRTNAVVRDVFVKEVEELCQQAGLVLPVYDEDAQPQRQ, from the coding sequence ATGGCAGCAAGAGAATACACTCAAGAAGAATTACAATTATTTGAAGACATTCAAAATGGAAAGAAATTTGATAAGGGAGATGAGTTACCTCCTCTATATAAGAAGGCCCTAAGAAACCTTCTATGGATGCAACACGATTCAGAATACTCAGGTGCACTTGGTTATGCTCCATGGATTGAAAAGGCACCAACGATGCAAGAGAAAGTTGTTGTAGCTCAAATCGTTAAAGACGAAATGAGACATGCTTCTGTTTGCTACAGACTTCTAAAAGGCCTTGGTGAAGATGTTGATTCACATATCGAAAAATCAGAACTTGGCTTTAAGATGCCAGAAGATGAAGCACAGATTGGGTTCCAAAGATTAAAAGATGACTTCCGTGTAAACATCTTCTACTACGGTATTAACTTCTGGGAAGACTTCATTCTATTTAACTTCCTAATGGACAGGGCCGCTGGTCACCAACTAGAAGACACTCTTGATTCTAGCTACCTTCCTTGGAAAAAAGGTATTGAAGGAATCTATAAAGAAGAGATCATGCACCTTGCTCATGGAGATAAGTGGATCAAGATTCTTGCAGAAGGTGAAAATAAAGAATTCCTACAAGAAAGATTAAATATCTGGTGGCCACGTGTAATGAATGTATTTGGATCAACTAAAGGCCGCTCAAATGACCTATACGTAAAACTAGGTCTTAAAAAGAGAACAAATGCTGTTGTTCGTGATGTTTTTGTAAAAGAAGTAGAAGAGCTTTGTCAGCAAGCTGGCCTAGTTTTACCTGTTTACGACGAAGACGCACAACCACAAAGGCAATAA
- a CDS encoding 3-hydroxyacyl-CoA dehydrogenase NAD-binding domain-containing protein has product MNIKSVLIIGAGTMGRGIAQWFCQHGVKVELIDQHLEMAQASGDLIHSSWDKLQSKGKFDEAEVAAFKTNLSIVEMKDHLIDHDLVIEAIVENLDIKKQVFAKLDEIMKEETIFSSNTSSIPITKMAKDLSKSRREKFLGLHFFNPATIMKLVEIIETPWSSKDYAHALYDWFERYGKKPALCKDSPGFIVNRVARNFYGESFHRLENYDQEQVAEIDRVMKNVGGFRMGPFELMDLIGIDVNYDVTQSVWASYYNEPRFRPHKIQREMVDSGRIGRKVKEGFYRYE; this is encoded by the coding sequence ATGAATATAAAAAGTGTACTAATTATTGGTGCAGGAACAATGGGGCGAGGAATCGCCCAGTGGTTTTGCCAACATGGTGTTAAGGTTGAGTTAATTGACCAACACCTAGAAATGGCCCAAGCAAGTGGTGATCTCATCCACTCTTCTTGGGACAAGTTACAAAGTAAGGGAAAGTTTGACGAAGCAGAAGTTGCTGCGTTTAAAACCAATTTAAGCATCGTTGAAATGAAAGATCATCTGATCGATCACGACCTTGTGATTGAAGCAATTGTCGAAAACCTTGATATCAAAAAACAAGTCTTTGCAAAACTTGATGAGATTATGAAAGAAGAAACGATCTTCTCTTCAAATACATCATCAATCCCAATCACAAAGATGGCAAAGGATCTATCAAAGTCTCGTCGAGAAAAATTTTTAGGACTACACTTCTTCAATCCAGCAACAATTATGAAACTTGTGGAGATCATCGAAACACCTTGGAGTTCAAAAGATTATGCACATGCCCTTTATGATTGGTTCGAGCGCTATGGTAAAAAGCCTGCTTTATGTAAGGACTCTCCAGGGTTTATCGTTAATCGTGTTGCCAGAAACTTTTACGGAGAAAGCTTTCACCGTCTCGAAAATTATGACCAAGAACAAGTAGCTGAAATTGACCGCGTCATGAAGAATGTAGGTGGATTTAGAATGGGGCCATTTGAATTAATGGACCTTATCGGAATTGATGTTAACTATGATGTCACACAGTCAGTTTGGGCCTCATACTATAACGAGCCTCGCTTCAGGCCACATAAAATCCAAAGAGAAATGGTTGATAGTGGCCGTATTGGACGTAAGGTAAAAGAGGGGTTCTACCGTTATGAATAA
- a CDS encoding 3-hydroxyacyl-CoA dehydrogenase family protein encodes MNKTILVSDNHPLYKNVLGSEFISIVVDPYSINTLDGVDFDETDFIIDLTCFDRNSKMDLYEHLDIVFGGPIVSDLTVNWGEYLISQYENVLGAVAAAFYSPKSCFEFYMKDDVIEEATFDVFKKLGFDLEIVNHIGIGFTYPRVISQIINEAYFAKEEALASNADIDKAMKFGVNYPLGPFEWSEKIGVEKILILLEELREITGDARYRPSRLLRMNL; translated from the coding sequence ATGAATAAAACAATCTTAGTAAGTGATAACCACCCTCTTTATAAGAACGTCCTAGGAAGTGAATTCATTTCAATTGTCGTTGATCCGTATAGTATTAACACGCTCGATGGAGTTGACTTCGATGAAACTGACTTTATTATTGACCTAACATGCTTTGATCGCAATTCAAAGATGGACCTCTACGAGCATCTTGATATTGTTTTCGGTGGCCCAATCGTTTCTGACCTAACAGTTAACTGGGGTGAATACCTTATCTCACAATATGAAAATGTTCTCGGTGCAGTAGCGGCAGCTTTTTATTCACCAAAGAGCTGTTTCGAATTCTATATGAAAGATGACGTGATTGAAGAAGCAACATTTGATGTTTTTAAAAAACTTGGATTTGACTTAGAGATCGTTAACCACATTGGCATTGGTTTCACTTATCCAAGAGTTATTTCTCAAATTATTAATGAAGCATACTTTGCTAAAGAAGAGGCACTTGCCTCAAATGCTGATATTGATAAGGCGATGAAATTTGGAGTTAATTACCCTCTTGGCCCATTTGAGTGGTCGGAAAAAATTGGCGTTGAAAAGATCTTAATTCTTCTTGAAGAACTAAGAGAAATCACAGGTGATGCACGCTATCGTCCATCACGTCTATTAAGGATGAATCTATGA
- a CDS encoding thiolase family protein → MSLNNRDAYIVYAKRTPIGKLGGSLAHLRVDDMLANLFRDFSQNFDFDMKEIDDVIVGCANQAGEDNRNLARMAALLGGLPYEVPGVTLNRLCASSLDAIIDGWSRINLGMADCLLIGGAESMTRAPLVISKGSTPFGRDSQMFDTTFGWRFPNKKMEEIFPLLGMGQTAEEVVTKLGISREDQDRFALASHQKACQAWENGEFNDEILPVEIKLRKQTLTVEKDEGPRPSTTLEALAGLRAVFKKDGSVTAGNSSMMNDGAACVALVSEDFLKRHNLTPLVKLTGAGVRGIHPSIMGLGPVESTKRLMDKFGKKVSDFDVVELNEAFASQSLGCIRELGLDESKINLRGGAISLGHPLGCSGARIVTTLTHIMKDNVNLKQGLASMCVGVGQGVSLSVENCK, encoded by the coding sequence ATGAGTTTAAATAATAGAGACGCATACATTGTGTATGCAAAACGAACTCCAATTGGAAAACTTGGTGGAAGTCTAGCTCACCTACGTGTCGATGATATGTTGGCGAACCTATTTCGTGACTTCTCTCAAAACTTTGATTTTGATATGAAAGAAATCGACGATGTTATCGTTGGTTGTGCTAACCAGGCCGGAGAAGATAATCGCAACCTAGCAAGAATGGCAGCACTTCTTGGAGGTCTTCCGTACGAAGTTCCAGGAGTAACTCTTAACCGTCTTTGTGCTTCTTCACTTGATGCAATTATTGATGGTTGGTCACGAATTAACTTAGGAATGGCAGATTGCCTTCTCATTGGTGGTGCAGAAAGCATGACAAGAGCACCTCTTGTAATCTCAAAAGGATCAACTCCATTTGGGAGAGACTCACAAATGTTTGATACTACTTTTGGATGGCGATTTCCAAATAAGAAAATGGAAGAAATATTTCCTCTATTAGGAATGGGGCAAACTGCAGAAGAAGTTGTAACAAAACTTGGAATCTCTCGAGAAGACCAGGATCGATTCGCACTAGCTTCTCACCAAAAAGCATGTCAAGCATGGGAGAATGGAGAATTTAACGACGAAATTCTTCCTGTGGAAATTAAACTAAGAAAACAAACGCTTACGGTTGAAAAAGATGAAGGACCTCGTCCTTCAACAACTCTAGAGGCCTTAGCTGGACTTCGAGCAGTTTTTAAAAAAGATGGATCAGTAACGGCCGGAAACTCTTCAATGATGAACGACGGGGCAGCTTGTGTTGCCCTAGTCAGTGAAGATTTTTTAAAGCGTCACAACCTAACTCCTCTAGTAAAATTAACTGGTGCAGGAGTTCGAGGCATCCACCCAAGTATTATGGGCCTTGGTCCAGTAGAGTCAACAAAGAGACTAATGGATAAGTTTGGAAAGAAAGTTTCTGACTTTGATGTTGTCGAACTAAATGAAGCCTTTGCATCTCAATCACTTGGATGTATTCGAGAACTAGGTCTAGATGAATCAAAAATTAATCTACGTGGTGGAGCAATCTCACTTGGACACCCTCTAGGATGTTCAGGGGCAAGAATTGTAACAACCCTTACTCATATTATGAAAGACAATGTAAACCTTAAACAAGGTCTTGCGTCAATGTGTGTCGGTGTTGGGCAAGGTGTTTCTTTAAGTGTAGAGAATTGTAAATAG